In Aspergillus fumigatus Af293 chromosome 4, whole genome shotgun sequence, one genomic interval encodes:
- a CDS encoding isocyanide synthase family protein, which translates to MPYAGNLPTPTENKVSQIISIISAYRHRSAAVPDRFSEFAPALEKQLTETVSKGEPVRFILPSFPFKAPAEGDKRKTLGSLPDKAEEIALQTLDAFADSIAEIHQPGATVVIVSDASVYGDLLKIPDADAFAYHQELKKLAASLGLTHLEFVRPGTLAGIVPEEAKTLEEYSDHVSKTRNLLDGTLAQAVDPNEDENMRATSKHYDTALPQAEDHEAFKAAMLKRGKAYAKLIASSAESTIRLSIHESNNVGKITMNLFPPPTSPDFITPWHGAVAVLADASVRIVDASTVDRDRFEVITNHEGRPWLLREKSDLFDWFGMELDFEPLFPCGMQVRPKEGYGPYRFEDVNMKLVRRLALSTAPLLLRGFTMQVEKEVFRSKARELGEIQMWPFGDILEVRENADFNMNNVLTREAMPFHYDGVFKTVQDEKTGEWISVPPLFQMFRNRAASQSKGGLTLFASSRNLIPLLGPDSIPLEELRKLQWETFTAANEAFGGHKLQLPFIITHPESGVDTFRFHEPWPESKCVPGSSEPTLVRVVGWPLAESDALCEKLTRLLYDRRVAYRHQWKAGDFIFNDNAMTHHTRTAFEDGHREHWRVHVN; encoded by the exons ATGCCCTACGCTGGCAACCTTCCCACTCCAACGGAGAACAAGGTCTCCcagatcatctccatcatctcagcCTATCGTCACCGCTCCGCCGCTGTTCCTGATCGCTTTTCCGAGTTCGCCCCAGCTCTCGAGAAGCAACTAACGGAGACTGTCTCCAAGGGGGAGCCAGTGCGATTcattcttccatccttcccCTTCAAGGCCCCCGCGGAGGGAGACAAGCGCAAGACTCTGGGCTCTCTGCCAgacaaggcagaagagatcGCATTGCAAACCCTCGATGCATTTGCCGATTCCATTGCGGAGATCCACCAACCCGGTGCCACTGTGGTGATCGTCTCAGATGCGTCTGTATACGGAG ACCTTCTGAAGATTCCCGACGCCGACGCGTTTGCCTACCATcaggagctgaagaagcttgcCGCGTCTCTCGGTCTCACTCATTTGGAATTTGTGCGTCCAGGCACTCTTGCCGGCATTGTCCCCGAGGAGGCCAAGACACTCGAGGAGTATTCCGACCACGTCTCCAAAACTCGCAACCTTCTCGATGGTACCCTCGCCCAGGCGGTCGACCCAaacgaggatgagaataTGCGAGCAACCAGCAAGCACTACGACACGGCGCTGCCTCAGGCCGAAGATCACGAAGCCTTCAAGGCTGCTATGCTCAAGCGGGGAAAG GCCTATGCTAAGCTGATTGCCTCATCGGCCGAGTCGACGATCCGCCTGTCCATCCACGAGTCCAACAACGTGGGCAAAATCACTATGAACCTCTTCCCTCCTCCAACAAGCCCGGACTTCATCACTCCCTGGCACGGCGCCGTCGCGGTCCTCGCAGACGCCAGCGTGCGCATTGTCGATGCCTCCACCGTGGACAGGGACCGATTTGAGGTCATCACGAACCACGAGGGTCGCCCCTGGCTGCTGCGCGAGAAATCGGATCTCTTCGACTGGTTTGGCATGGAACTGGATTTTGAGCCTCTCTTCCCCTGCGGGATGCAAGTCCGCCCCAAGGAAGGATACGGTCCGTACCGGTTCGAGGACGTCAATATGAAGCTCGTGCGCCGGCTCGCCTTGTCGACCGCCCCGCTCCTTCTGCGCGGCTTCACCATGCAGGTCGAAAAGGAGGTCTTCCGCAGCAAGGCGCGCGAGCTGGGCGAGATCCAGATGTGGCCCTTTGGCGACATTCTCGAGGTCCGCGAGAACGCCGACTTCAACATGAACAACGTGCTCACCCGCGAAGCCATGCCCTTCCACTACGACGGCGTCTTCAAGACCGTCCAGGACGAGAAGACGGGCGAGTGGATCTCCGTGCCGCCCCTCTTCCAGATGTTCCGCAACCGCGCCGCGTCCCAGTCCAAGGGCGGGCTGACCCTTTTCGCCTCGTCGCGCAACCTCATCCCTCTCCTCGGCCCGGACAGCATCCCACTCGAGGAGCTCCGCAAGCTCCAGTGGGAAACCTTCACCGCCGCCAATGAGGCATTTGGCGGCCATAAGCTCCAGCTGCCGTTCATCATCACCCACCCCGAGTCCGGCGTCGACACTTTCCGGTTTCACGAGCCTTGGCCCGAGAGCAAGTGCGTGCCCGGAAGCAGTGAGCCGACCCTCGTGCGGGTTGTGGGCTGGCCCCTGGCGGAGAGCGATGCGCTCTGTGAGAAGCTGACCCGGCTCCTGTATGACCGCCGGGTTGCCTACCGTCACCAGTGGAAGGCGGGGGATTTCATCTTCAACGACAACGCCATGACCCACCACACTCGCACAGCCTTCGAGGACGGCCACCGCGAGCACTGGCGTGTGCATGTGAATTAG
- a CDS encoding putative 4-nitrophenylphosphatase → MASSRKLSTPSDYAELLCRYDTWLFDCDGVIWSGDHATEGASKAIDFLRDHGKRVVFVTNNAARSRKMLKTKFDRLRIAASEDEIVSSSFAAAVYLKEVLKFPADRKVFVMGMEGVEAELDAVHIKRCGGTGPEDNKFLAANDYSSLAGEEAIDPSVGAVVCGFDMHMNYGKLCKAFKYLTRDGAQGPVLAGETGGGCHFILTNDDKVVPALGELWPGAGSLVTPLIASTKRNPIVIGKPHAPMLDTVKSLYNIDPTRTIFVGDNLYTDILFAREGRVDSLLVLTGVTKEEDCQTEGIWPTFIAPSISNIVAAESGPSIIADGTSTIHASL, encoded by the exons ATGGCATCTTCTCGCAAGCTATCTACACCTAGCGACTATGCGGAACTTCTGTGTCGGTATGACACTTGGCTCTTCGACTGCGACGGGGTGATATGGTCTGGGGATCATGCTACTGAGGGAGCTAGCAAGGCAATCGACTTCTTGAGAGACCATGGAAAACGAGTGGTATTTGTCACGAACAATGCGGCACGAAGTCGGAAGATGCTGAAGACCAAGTTTGACAGACTGCGAATCGCAGCCAGTGAG GACGAGATTGTATCCAGTTCCTTCGCAGCAGCTGTGTATCTCAAGGAAGTGCTCAAGTTTCCTGCCGATCGGAAGGTGTTTGTCATGGGAATGGAAGGGGTCGAAGCGGAACTTGATGCCGTCCACATCAAGCGATGCGGAGGAACCGGCCCGGAGGACAACAAGTTCCTCGCCGCAAACGACTATTCTTCGCTAGCCGGGGAGGAGGCGATCGATCCCAGTGTAGGTGCAGTGGTGTGTGGGTTCGACATGCACATGAACTACGGCAAACTCTGCAAAGCATTCAAATACTTGACGCGCGACGGAGCTCAAGGGCCCGTTCTTGCAGGCGAGACGGGAGGCGGTTGTCATTTCATTCTAACCAACGACGATAAGGTGGTTCCGGCTTTAGGAGAGCTATGGCCTG GCGCCGGTTCTCTCGTTACGCCATTGATCGCCTCGACGAAGCGCAACCCGATCGTGATTGGCAAACCGCATGCGCCCATGCTTGACACGGTCAAGTCGCTATACAACATCGACCCAACCCGGACGATCTTCGTGGGGGACAACCTGTACACGGATATCCTGTTTGCCCGAGAGGGCCGTGTGGATTCCCTTCTGGTCCTTACAGGGGTCACAAAAGAGGAGGACTGTCAAACCGAAGGCATATGGCCCACCTTCATTGCGCCGAGTATCAGCAACATCGTCGCGGCGGAATCGGGCCCGTCGATCATTGCAGATGGAACCAGCACCATCCATGCATCACTATAG
- a CDS encoding putative C6 transcription factor: MVDATHSTAPVGSDTGVRKFTLSCSRCRASKLKCDRKEPCMECVKRNIGHLCTKDERQPRAKRSKIENKDKTPSKRDPPPNGDGEAEAEETAQLLEHFVEGVPRPNAYRPAVLGPTPSSVAPDFPNPYWSSNDPKRHGEKLALIREIVDAMPTVEIIDALLEVFITRCQGPLGNVVHTPTFLKQAQQFSNCLKLASLDSRVLAVSSTVPMEKLGGYLLALVLGLAFHPTPSLLGWTPTPLTLRVEELRASEMHSKTWRSLGLRCLQDGVSLFCGSIASLQAAIMLLLDGQENSLALDAVLVTAISGARKLGLHRLGGIKLDASASPVASLENDPAALVEPDHIRTEIAIRIWWALVLRDWSRGQALGYYTIHPSQFNTRMPLHINDDDLCPSAWRVTVNGEITERPRSEFTMMSYTVHALELAGIVRESIDLRGAPTQQPDGTAESAKLRRHINNKYEKYIATLPSYFRLGSTVGLTATGPMAAIPVQRWMLHQQLWSLLLRLHRADLSSPISRASCQLLAQNIVSTQAQIQARCAVCGSLSTSETQLFNAAVVLLLDLLFSSKQGDGDSASAHLSRLMTRDKIREAIELLRTKSLMEGSSLHDLHLEQVKGSAQRSVVALEALMKLEEGDFDHNGTNSSNSAAGNRTREPLAAKDSLRLRITDILRALSGRADPEGAPVQEPQAPMDPLSPFQVSMPFANVPDGFHDLDVLPILSNGLSPNFWQFLDFPPPPFDSHPKEVSLATQGDPPGAFGLGPSQFPDSYSSTPSTRMTHTSPSLQSESIGLGGGSDSATTPSSADAYVAAKFYYAMGDGTLAPM, encoded by the exons ATGGTCGATGCAACCCACAGCACGGCCCCCGTGGGCTCAGACACGGGTGTACGCAAGTTTACGCTCTCGTGTTCTCGATGTCGGGCCTCGAAGCTGAAATGCGACCGTAAAGAACCTTGT ATGGAGTGCGTCAAGCGTAACATTGGCCATCTGTGTACCAAGGACGAGCGTCAACCGCGAGCCAAACGATCCAAAATCGAGAATAAAGACAAGACCCCCTCCAAGCG CGATCCGCCACCGAATGGAGATGGCGAGgcggaggccgaggagaCCGCGCAACTCCTAGAGCATTTCGTTGAAGGGGTTCCGCGTCCCAATGCCTATCGGCCTGCGGTTTTGGGCCCGACCCCGTCGTCCGTTGCGCCCGACTTTCCCAATCCATACTGGTCGAGTAACGACCCCAAGCGACACGGGGAGAAACTCGCCTTAATCCGAGAGATCGTCGATGCGATGCCGACGGTGGAGATCATCGATGCCCTTTTGGAAGTCTTTATCACGCGTTGCCAGGGTCCGTTGGGGAATGTGGTTCACACGCCAACGTTCCTGAAGCAAGCTCAACAGTTCAGTAATTGCTTAAAGCTTGCGTCACTGGACTCGCGGGTCTTGGCCGTATCGAGTACAGTGCCGATGGAGAAACTGGGCGGTTACCTCCTCGCG CTCGTGCTTGGTCTCGCGTTCCATCCGACGCCGTCTCTCCTCGGGTGGACTCCTACCCCGTTGACCCTCCGGGTGGAGGAGCTACGAGCGTCGGAGATGCACTCCAAGACATGGAGATCTCTCGGCTTGCGTTGCCTCCAGGACGGGGTGTCTCTCTTTTGTGGCTCGATCGCCAGTTTGCAGGCGGCCATCATGCTTCTGCTTGACGGCCAGGAGAACTCATTAGCGCTGGACGCGGTTCTGGTTACGGCCATCTCGGGAGCCCGGAAACTGGGTCTGCACCGCTTGGGTGGCATCAAGTTGGATGCCTCTGCATCACCCGTCGCATCGTTAGAAAACGACCCAGCAGCCCTGGTGGAACCGGACCATATTCGAACCGAAATAGCGATTCGCATTTG GTGGGCCCTCGTTCTGAGAGATTGGTCGCGCGGACAAGCCCTTGGCTACTACACCATTCATCCATCCCAGTTTAACACTCGGATGCCGTTGCACAtcaatgacgatgatctcTGTCCGTCCGCATGGCGGGTGACGGTCAATGGCGAGATCACGGAGCGGCCTCGGTCAGAGTTCACAATGATGTCGTATACCGTCCACGCCCTCGAACTCGCCGGCATTGTGCGCGAATCGATCGATCTGAGGGGAGCACCAACCCAGCAGCCCGATGGAACCGCTGAGTCGGCCAAGCTGCGCAGACATATCAACAATAAGTACGAAAAGTACATCGCTACTCTGCCATCATATTTTCGACTGGGGAGCACCGTCGGGCTCACTGCCACGGGTCCCATGGCAGCAATCCCGGTGCAACGCTGGATGCTGCACCAGCAACTCTGGAGCTTACTGCTTCGACTCCATCGCGCGGATCTCTCATCTCCAATTAGCCGTGCTTCCTGTCAGCTTCTCGCCCAGAATATTGTCAGTACCCAGGCTCAGATTCAGGCGCGCTGCGCGGTGTGTGGGTCCCTCTCCACCAGTGAGACGCAACTATTCAACGCGGCTGTGGTGTTGCTCCTCGACCTGCTCTTCTCATCGAAGCAAGGGGACGGGGACAGTGCCAGTGCACACCTTAGCCGATTGATGACTCGGGACAAGATCCGGGAAGCAATTGAATTATTACGAACCAAAAGCCTCATGGAGGGCTCATCACTTCACGATCTGCACTTGGAGCAGGTCAAAGGGTCTGCTCAGCGCAGCGTAGTTGCTCTGGAAGCCTTAATGAAGCTTGAAGAAGGTGATTTCGATCACAACGGCACCAATAGCTCAAATAGTGCCGCGGGCAATCGTACCCGAGAACCATTGGCTGCCAAAGACTCCCTGCGGCTCAGGATTACTGATATTCTCAGGGCTCTGAGCGGAAGAGCCGACCCGGAGGGCGCCCCCGTGCAAGAGCCGCAGGCCCCCATGGACCCTCTTTCCCCGTTTCAGGTGTCGATGCCGTTTGCCAATGTCCCCGATGGGTTTCATGACCTGGACGTGCTGCCGATCCTCTCCAACGGTCTCAGCCCCAACTTTTGGCAATTCTTGGACTTCCCCCCGCCACCATTCGATTCTCACCCAAAGGAGGTCTCGTTGGCTACCCAGGGAGACCCGCCTGGCGCCTTTGGACTGGGTCCTTCGCAATTTCCCGACTCATATAGTAGCACTCCTAGCACTCGTATGACCCACACATCTCCGTCTCTGCAGAGTGAATCAATCGGCCTGGGTGGAGGCAGTGACTCCGCCACAACTCCCTCTAGCGCTGATGCCTACGTTGCCGCCAAGTTTTATTACGCCATGGGTGATGGGACACTGGCTCCTATGTAG
- a CDS encoding DJ-1/PfpI family protein has product MPTQHRILALVYNEFEALDLFGPLGAIVPRSDYYTLALVSLHNLDSPHGVETSMKNGIGVIPTLSLAEALREDQQFDTLFIPGGFGMMPLVWDPILLQRIGQLVDRAPNVFSVCTGSILLAATGRLDGRKATTNKRLYDELTPKHPGVQWQKRARWVQDGKFLTSSGVTAGIDAGFAFLASTYVAPEDRQAHPEAQKASLQGDETPIPGFNKEKALRHAHFIAFGLEYRWHSDPADDPFVDLPEQTAART; this is encoded by the exons ATGCCTACTCAGCACCGCATCCTTGCTCTTGTGTACAACGAGTTCGAAGCCCTCGATCTCTTCGGCCCATTGGGCGCCATCGTCCCCCGCAGCGACTACTACACCCTGGCGTTAGTCAGCCTGCACAACCTAGACTCGCCACATGGCGTTGAAACCTCCATGAAGAACGGCATCGGCGTGATCCCGACCCTCTCACTGGCCGAGGCCCTCCGGGAGGATCAGCAGTTCGACACCCTGTTCATCCCTGGTGGGTTTGGCATGATGCCACTGGTATGGGACCCAATCCTGCTGCAGCGCATCGGTCAGCTGGTCGACCGTGCGCCGAACGTCTTTTCCGTGTGTACGGGTTCGATTTTGCTGGCTGCGACTGGTCGGCTGGACGGCCGGAAGGCGACAACGAACAAGCGGCTGTATGATGAGCTGACTCCGAAAC ACCCAGGGGTCCAATGGCAAAAGCGCGCACGCTGGGTGCAGGATGGGAAATTTTTGACGTCCTCGGGTGTGACGGCCGGTATCGACGCGGGCTTTGCTTTCCTTGCTAGCACGTATGTCGCACCGGAGGACCGCCAGGCTCACCCGGAGGCTCAAAAGGCGTCTCTACAGGGCGATGAGACTCCTATTCCCGGCTTTAATAAGGAAAAGGCTTTGCGGCATGCTCATTTCATTGCCTTCGGTTTGGAGTACCGCTGGCACTCGGATCCTGCAGATGATCCCTTCGTGGATTTGCCAGAACAAACGGCAGCTCGTACATAG